One Candidatus Thermodiscus eudorianus DNA segment encodes these proteins:
- a CDS encoding AbrB/MazE/SpoVT family DNA-binding domain-containing protein, whose product MEIEIRRIQRVGTSSLVVTLPKEWARKLGLEPGAQVMLIDEDDGIKIKPVDRKGTRAVRLDLSRIPDNLAASTPLCIYLSSISEAEVVFPSREAINEAKYLVLNLMGLQIYDSVDSNNVRIEVLLDPSKIDIPKLLRTLSVNVRETSELLRKALTGDRGDVAEKLNIARTNFLRTHYIILRYLAATYSEKGGVKTYQTALSTSYAGFALDLLQELIQIAPKLVKEGLSGEDMDKLMKIIEGIENSGDLLFRVLANPSVKRLVDLQSIVAETRKLAEDLMVNADSREAAVLAGKLHDIVRLLIIAYYVAICRVITEVSTRKSQG is encoded by the coding sequence GTGGAGATAGAGATAAGGCGTATACAGCGCGTCGGGACCAGTAGCCTGGTCGTGACCCTACCTAAGGAGTGGGCTAGGAAGCTCGGGCTGGAGCCCGGAGCCCAGGTCATGCTTATAGACGAGGATGATGGGATCAAGATCAAGCCCGTCGATAGGAAGGGTACGAGGGCGGTACGCCTGGACCTCTCTCGGATACCCGATAACTTGGCGGCCTCGACGCCGCTATGCATATACCTATCCTCTATATCCGAGGCGGAGGTAGTCTTCCCCTCCCGCGAAGCGATAAACGAGGCGAAGTACCTCGTGTTGAACCTCATGGGGCTCCAGATATATGACAGCGTCGACTCTAATAACGTCCGCATCGAGGTACTACTGGACCCCTCCAAGATAGACATACCCAAGCTGCTCAGAACCCTCTCAGTCAACGTGAGGGAGACGTCAGAGCTGCTCAGGAAAGCCCTCACAGGAGACCGCGGGGATGTGGCGGAGAAGCTCAACATAGCGCGGACCAACTTCCTTAGGACACACTACATCATACTGAGGTACCTGGCCGCGACCTACTCCGAGAAGGGCGGTGTTAAGACCTACCAAACGGCCCTCTCAACAAGCTACGCCGGCTTCGCGCTAGACCTGCTACAGGAACTCATTCAGATAGCCCCCAAGCTAGTCAAGGAGGGCCTAAGCGGGGAGGACATGGATAAACTGATGAAGATAATCGAGGGGATAGAGAATTCCGGGGACCTCCTCTTCCGGGTCCTAGCCAACCCGAGCGTGAAGAGGCTAGTAGACCTGCAATCCATCGTAGCCGAGACCAGGAAGCTCGCCGAGGATCTCATGGTAAACGCCGACTCCAGGGAGGCGGCCGTGCTGGCTGGGAAGCTCCACGACATAGTGCGATTGCTAATAATAGCGTACTATGTGGCTATATGCAGGGTCATAACTGAGGTCTCCACTAGGAAGTCCCAGGGCTAG
- a CDS encoding hydantoinase/oxoprolinase family protein yields the protein MVRVGVDVGGTFTDFVFFDEESGRLWTHKESTTPRRPVVGIISGLSSNIDEFNTIDTLIHATTIGTNMFLGQMGIEPPKAVLFTNKGFRDIIEIGRQNRPSLYDLNYEKPKPLIPREYRVGVAGRIDAEGNIIEELDVKDLAERARRFCREEGVKVFIVSFLHSYANNTHESTAKEVIARECPGSIVVTGSEIDPEPMEFERTSTAVVNGLLKPVLSKYLEELDEELRRRGFKGLLLIMQSSGGVSSIREALERPAAFIESGPSAGAVAVAHLSRILGIDKALGFDMGGTTAKASSIIGGEPEVVEEYEVGGKVHMGRLVRGSGYPVRFPHIDLAEVSAGGGTIAWIDPGGGLRVGPISAGADPGPACYGKGSMEPTITDANLVLGRLPTQLAGGLRLRVDLAERAIREKIARPLGIDLVEAAWSIIGLANTVMARALRLVSVERGHDPREFALFAFGGAGPLHAVEIGRDIGVSKIIIPPYAGVFSALGLLVADYKHSLHRAIVKKAGEVTEDVLEEVFRGLEAEANRILEAEGVPVERRKMLRYVDVKYWGQAYTLRVPYRDSIRRLVEDFERLHEARYGFSSPGEEVELVVARVDAIGVTEKPVIKAVSEGRGGAVGERDVFFEGGWYRAPVYRREGLGVGSVVEGPSIVEASDTTIVVPPGYRGVVDELGDLVIVG from the coding sequence TTGGTTAGGGTAGGGGTCGACGTGGGAGGCACCTTCACGGACTTCGTCTTCTTCGACGAGGAGAGCGGTAGGCTGTGGACTCACAAGGAGTCCACCACCCCCCGGAGACCGGTCGTGGGGATCATATCGGGGCTCTCATCCAACATAGACGAGTTCAACACCATAGACACCCTTATCCACGCGACTACCATAGGCACGAACATGTTCCTGGGCCAGATGGGCATAGAGCCGCCCAAGGCCGTGTTATTCACCAACAAGGGCTTCCGAGACATCATAGAGATCGGGAGGCAGAACAGGCCCAGCCTATACGACCTGAACTACGAGAAGCCCAAGCCCCTCATACCACGGGAATACAGGGTGGGGGTCGCGGGTAGGATAGACGCTGAGGGGAACATCATAGAGGAGCTAGACGTCAAAGACCTAGCCGAGAGGGCCAGGCGCTTCTGCAGGGAGGAAGGAGTCAAGGTCTTCATAGTATCCTTCCTACACAGCTACGCCAACAACACCCACGAATCCACCGCCAAGGAGGTGATAGCCAGGGAATGCCCCGGCTCAATAGTAGTAACCGGGTCCGAGATAGACCCAGAACCCATGGAGTTCGAGAGGACAAGCACAGCAGTAGTAAACGGGCTGCTAAAGCCAGTGCTCTCCAAGTACCTGGAGGAGCTCGACGAGGAGCTAAGGAGGAGGGGCTTCAAAGGCCTACTACTGATAATGCAGAGCAGCGGCGGCGTCTCAAGCATAAGAGAGGCCCTGGAGAGGCCAGCGGCATTCATAGAGAGCGGCCCAAGCGCCGGGGCCGTCGCCGTGGCACACCTCTCAAGGATCCTGGGAATCGACAAGGCCCTGGGCTTCGACATGGGCGGGACCACCGCCAAGGCGTCAAGCATCATAGGCGGCGAGCCAGAGGTCGTCGAGGAATACGAGGTCGGCGGTAAGGTGCACATGGGCCGGCTAGTCAGGGGGAGCGGCTACCCGGTGCGATTCCCCCACATAGACCTGGCCGAGGTGAGCGCCGGCGGGGGGACGATAGCGTGGATAGACCCTGGCGGGGGCCTGAGGGTAGGACCCATAAGCGCGGGAGCCGATCCCGGCCCGGCCTGCTACGGTAAGGGGAGCATGGAGCCGACTATAACGGATGCAAACCTAGTCCTAGGCAGGCTGCCCACACAGCTGGCCGGGGGCCTGAGGCTTAGGGTCGACCTCGCGGAGAGGGCTATCCGGGAGAAGATAGCTAGGCCTCTCGGAATCGACCTGGTAGAGGCGGCCTGGTCGATCATAGGCTTGGCCAACACGGTCATGGCGAGGGCCCTTAGACTGGTTAGCGTTGAGAGGGGCCACGATCCGAGGGAGTTCGCTCTATTCGCCTTCGGCGGCGCCGGCCCGCTCCACGCGGTCGAGATAGGGAGGGACATCGGCGTCTCTAAGATAATCATTCCACCCTACGCCGGCGTCTTCAGCGCCCTAGGCCTCCTCGTGGCCGATTACAAGCACAGCCTCCACAGGGCCATCGTCAAGAAGGCAGGCGAGGTCACAGAGGACGTGTTGGAGGAGGTGTTCAGGGGGCTTGAGGCCGAGGCCAACAGGATACTGGAGGCGGAGGGCGTCCCGGTGGAGAGGCGTAAGATGCTCAGGTATGTAGACGTGAAGTACTGGGGACAAGCCTATACGCTGAGGGTCCCCTACAGGGACAGCATCCGCCGGCTAGTGGAGGATTTCGAGAGGCTCCACGAGGCTAGGTACGGTTTCAGCAGCCCCGGGGAGGAGGTTGAGCTGGTCGTAGCCAGGGTAGATGCCATCGGTGTAACCGAGAAGCCCGTTATCAAGGCCGTCTCCGAGGGCCGCGGCGGGGCTGTTGGTGAGAGGGACGTGTTCTTTGAGGGGGGATGGTATAGGGCCCCGGTTTATCGTAGGGAGGGGCTAGGCGTTGGATCTGTGGTGGAGGGACCTTCTATCGTCGAGGCTAGTGATACCACTATCGTGGTCCCGCCCGGGTATCGCGGGGTCGTGGATGAGCTGGGGGATCTAGTCATAGTGGGGTGA
- a CDS encoding sodium:solute symporter family protein translates to MEAWQWVTTIIILYSLIVVGLGYVAWRRFKRTVEDFFLLSRRVGFLVLFLTLAATYHSAFAFLTSVAVFSSSGISFWVAASLWTTLAAVAGYVLGVRFHKIGKARGHITPADLLSDYYESEAVRLITAITQATFVIAYMVVQAIGLGIILSVGSAGKIPFEWASLFFMGVTIFYLVVGGNRAAFWTDALQGVWMYIGVWGAGLYILYKFFPGLGGLMDQVRQVNPKLLTMNWPVDLATSFIIVFSVGVILLPHMWLRYYSARDKTTLRLSSAGMALYVSSYYIPAALVGLAAAVFNATGLVIAGKTVLEPGFIQALVKTYGSRDAVMAYMVYTLTPPVFAGFLLAGAASAAMSTLDSLLGATSMVLTRDLYQRYFRPKASEQELVLVGRLWIIIWGLIAWYFTIKKPGLIFDIVALSASGALQFLPAVIGAVFPSKRAWFTKAGVIAGTLVGLAVNIALCNRFPIAGALGITGYHPAVAGTYGLIVNFIVALLVSAVTKPVSREKRLEYYRILSS, encoded by the coding sequence ATGGAGGCGTGGCAGTGGGTTACGACGATAATCATACTCTACTCGCTCATAGTAGTCGGCCTGGGCTACGTCGCCTGGCGGAGGTTCAAGAGGACTGTAGAGGACTTCTTCCTGCTCAGCAGGAGGGTCGGCTTCCTAGTCCTATTCCTCACGCTAGCCGCAACCTACCACTCCGCCTTCGCGTTCCTAACCAGCGTGGCAGTATTCTCGTCCTCGGGTATAAGCTTCTGGGTGGCGGCCAGCCTCTGGACCACTCTAGCAGCGGTAGCCGGGTACGTGCTGGGCGTTAGGTTCCACAAGATAGGCAAGGCCAGGGGCCACATAACCCCGGCCGACCTGCTCTCCGACTACTATGAGAGCGAGGCCGTCAGGCTGATAACGGCGATAACCCAGGCCACCTTCGTGATCGCCTACATGGTGGTGCAGGCTATCGGGCTCGGCATCATACTGAGCGTGGGTAGCGCCGGTAAGATACCATTCGAGTGGGCCAGCCTCTTCTTCATGGGCGTGACCATCTTCTACCTGGTCGTCGGCGGCAACAGGGCCGCCTTCTGGACCGACGCCCTACAGGGCGTTTGGATGTACATCGGAGTCTGGGGCGCAGGCCTATACATACTCTACAAGTTCTTCCCAGGGCTAGGCGGGCTAATGGACCAGGTCAGGCAGGTCAACCCCAAGCTCCTAACCATGAACTGGCCGGTGGACCTGGCTACAAGCTTCATCATAGTATTCAGCGTGGGAGTCATACTCCTACCCCACATGTGGCTCAGGTACTACTCGGCGAGGGACAAGACTACACTTAGGCTGAGCAGCGCTGGTATGGCGCTATACGTCTCAAGCTACTACATACCAGCCGCCCTAGTAGGCCTAGCCGCCGCCGTGTTCAACGCGACCGGCCTAGTGATAGCCGGCAAGACGGTGCTTGAGCCGGGATTCATACAGGCACTCGTCAAGACCTACGGCAGTAGGGACGCCGTGATGGCCTACATGGTATACACCCTAACACCACCAGTCTTCGCGGGCTTCCTACTGGCCGGGGCCGCCAGCGCCGCTATGAGCACGCTAGACAGCCTCCTGGGCGCGACGAGCATGGTGTTGACGAGGGACCTATACCAGAGGTACTTTAGGCCGAAGGCAAGCGAGCAAGAGCTGGTGCTGGTGGGCAGGCTCTGGATAATAATCTGGGGCCTGATAGCCTGGTACTTCACAATAAAGAAGCCGGGACTCATATTCGATATCGTAGCCCTGAGCGCCAGCGGCGCCCTCCAGTTCCTGCCGGCAGTCATAGGAGCGGTGTTCCCCTCCAAGAGGGCGTGGTTCACGAAGGCTGGAGTCATAGCGGGCACCCTTGTAGGGCTGGCCGTCAACATAGCCCTCTGCAACAGGTTCCCCATCGCGGGCGCGCTGGGCATAACCGGGTACCACCCGGCGGTGGCAGGAACCTACGGGCTCATAGTGAACTTCATAGTAGCCCTACTAGTATCCGCTGTTACGAAGCCGGTGAGTAGGGAGAAGAGGCTGGAGTACTACAGGATACTATCGAGCTAG
- a CDS encoding MFS transporter — MERNSARLRLVALYTGLVVASVAVGIARPSIAFYLRYNLGASMLAAAGLTSGFMTGRSLASLLAGLIGEYIPGYRWLIVLVGLLASGSILAVLIPGSSDPGSVVALMVVWGLVSGLIWPSLQVVTSELAGPRSGLAMSVYFAAGTLGISLGNWLFGVLDRPVVELVRAGGLALASSGVLLAFSSYGVGYRKGYGLGRAIGRVLDPVILWVILSAFTLGFLGGILKEYFYLYTHEVYGISRRALGGLLLLGGVSAVIAGLAAGFLSDRFGVARVLSAIVLAAGASAIVLGLSPGTTILALAYVGAVVGARASMPLTRNAAIAGGVGGSMVVGVSNMVSGLGMVAGPLLAGYLYEVSRGYSGLPFIVSGVLLFMVLGLYIGVVRKGYAGS; from the coding sequence ATGGAGAGGAACTCAGCCAGGCTAAGGCTAGTAGCGCTCTACACGGGGCTCGTCGTTGCGAGTGTAGCCGTGGGTATCGCGAGGCCCTCTATAGCCTTCTACCTCCGATACAACCTGGGCGCGTCGATGCTGGCCGCGGCTGGGCTGACGAGCGGGTTCATGACGGGTAGATCGCTTGCAAGCCTCCTGGCGGGCCTGATAGGAGAGTACATCCCGGGCTACAGGTGGCTCATTGTCCTGGTGGGCCTACTCGCCTCCGGGTCGATACTGGCAGTACTCATCCCCGGGTCCAGCGATCCGGGTAGTGTCGTGGCCCTGATGGTCGTGTGGGGTCTTGTCTCGGGCCTCATATGGCCCTCGCTGCAGGTCGTGACTAGCGAGCTCGCCGGGCCCAGGAGCGGCTTGGCTATGAGCGTATACTTCGCGGCTGGGACCCTGGGTATAAGCCTGGGCAACTGGCTCTTCGGCGTCCTGGACAGGCCAGTGGTGGAGCTGGTAAGGGCCGGTGGCTTAGCCCTGGCCTCCTCCGGCGTGCTGCTGGCCTTCTCGTCATATGGAGTAGGGTATAGGAAGGGGTATGGTCTTGGCAGGGCTATAGGAAGGGTCCTGGACCCTGTTATACTATGGGTCATACTCTCTGCATTCACGCTCGGCTTCCTCGGGGGCATCCTCAAGGAATACTTCTACCTCTACACCCACGAGGTCTACGGGATATCCAGGAGGGCTCTGGGAGGCCTGCTCTTGCTAGGCGGGGTTTCCGCCGTCATAGCCGGGCTTGCAGCCGGCTTCCTATCGGACCGGTTCGGCGTCGCCAGGGTGCTCTCGGCCATAGTCCTGGCCGCCGGTGCCTCAGCCATAGTACTGGGGCTATCGCCCGGCACAACCATACTGGCCCTGGCCTATGTAGGGGCAGTGGTAGGGGCTAGGGCTAGCATGCCATTGACTAGGAACGCCGCTATAGCCGGGGGAGTCGGTGGTTCCATGGTCGTGGGCGTGTCTAACATGGTGTCGGGGCTTGGAATGGTTGCCGGCCCTCTCCTAGCGGGGTACCTGTATGAGGTGTCCAGGGGCTACTCTGGGCTACCCTTCATAGTCTCGGGCGTACTCTTGTTTATGGTGCTGGGCCTGTATATTGGCGTGGTTAGGAAAGGGTATGCGGGCTCCTAG
- a CDS encoding DUF2175 domain-containing protein produces MKGLRKWKCHLCGQDIIEGQRFLFVPGKGYVHIECYYERVKASNAERDVMALMDANEVLTYAIVRLKEAGRIAASDELREEILSARRRIEELAERLERLLHEKAPV; encoded by the coding sequence TTGAAGGGTTTGAGGAAGTGGAAATGCCACCTCTGTGGGCAGGATATAATCGAGGGCCAGAGGTTCCTCTTCGTGCCGGGCAAAGGGTATGTCCATATAGAGTGCTACTATGAGCGTGTAAAGGCCTCTAACGCCGAGCGCGACGTCATGGCGTTGATGGACGCCAACGAGGTGCTCACTTACGCTATTGTGAGGCTTAAGGAGGCGGGTAGGATCGCGGCGAGCGACGAGTTGAGGGAGGAGATCCTATCGGCTAGGAGGAGGATAGAGGAGCTGGCTGAGAGGCTGGAGAGGCTCCTCCACGAGAAGGCGCCAGTGTAG
- a CDS encoding hydantoinase B/oxoprolinase family protein, with translation MDRLTVEVIKNAAIYASEEMGVVLRNTAYSPNIKDRLDHTCAILSPRGELVAQAEHIPVHIGSMAVGVENIMRWLSEKGVELGEGDIVMANDPFLAGTHLNDVTLMKPVYIKGTMVAIVADKAHHVDVGGMIPGSIGGGARELLQEGIVIPPVKIVEGGRLRDDIIELVKANVRTPAYFEGDLKAQIAALNVGERRIVELAERYGVDALLEAWEEILSYTERYTRSKVEGLGVEGEWSAEDYMELRDGDAVIKATLSIKGDRIGVDFTGTSPQVEEPINAVYGVTVAATIFALKSTIDPEMPVNHGFFRVASINAPKGSLVNPYPGAPVSGGNTETSQRIADVVFRALSMALPGRVPAASCGTMTNVMIGGRVGGRAWAFYETIACGQGARPVKDGVDGVQTNMTNTLNTPIERLEKEYPVLFVRYELRGDSEGPGRYRGGLGVTRAFKLTRGRATLTVMAERCRHRPWGLAGGSSGEPANHYVVRSDGGIVELGCKASVTLGEGDTVYINTPGGGGYGDPCSRDRSLVERDVRGEKVSLDRALQKYCYRAP, from the coding sequence GTGGATCGGTTGACGGTTGAGGTCATAAAGAACGCCGCGATCTATGCCAGCGAGGAGATGGGTGTTGTCCTCCGGAACACCGCTTACAGTCCGAATATAAAGGATAGGCTGGACCACACGTGCGCTATACTCTCGCCTAGGGGGGAGCTGGTGGCCCAGGCCGAGCACATACCAGTGCATATCGGTAGCATGGCTGTGGGGGTCGAGAACATTATGAGGTGGCTATCGGAGAAGGGCGTCGAGCTGGGCGAGGGCGACATTGTGATGGCTAACGACCCCTTTCTAGCCGGCACCCACTTGAACGACGTGACCCTCATGAAGCCAGTATACATCAAAGGAACCATGGTGGCGATCGTCGCCGATAAGGCCCACCACGTGGATGTAGGCGGTATGATACCGGGGAGCATTGGGGGTGGTGCCAGGGAGCTCCTGCAGGAGGGCATCGTGATACCCCCGGTTAAGATCGTCGAGGGGGGTAGGCTACGGGATGATATAATAGAGCTCGTGAAGGCCAACGTCAGGACCCCGGCATACTTCGAGGGCGACTTGAAGGCGCAGATCGCCGCGTTGAACGTCGGCGAGAGGCGTATAGTCGAGCTGGCCGAGAGGTACGGGGTCGACGCCCTGCTGGAGGCTTGGGAGGAGATACTATCCTACACCGAGAGGTATACCAGGAGCAAGGTGGAGGGCCTGGGCGTGGAGGGCGAGTGGAGCGCCGAGGACTACATGGAGCTGCGAGACGGGGACGCGGTGATCAAGGCAACCCTATCCATCAAGGGCGACAGGATAGGAGTGGACTTCACGGGCACGAGCCCCCAGGTGGAGGAACCCATAAACGCTGTATACGGCGTCACCGTGGCCGCGACGATATTCGCCCTCAAATCCACCATCGACCCGGAGATGCCTGTTAACCACGGCTTCTTCAGGGTCGCGTCGATCAACGCCCCTAAGGGCAGCCTGGTGAACCCCTACCCCGGCGCTCCCGTGAGTGGTGGGAACACGGAGACGAGCCAGAGGATCGCCGACGTGGTCTTCAGGGCGTTGTCCATGGCCCTCCCAGGCAGGGTTCCCGCCGCTAGCTGCGGCACTATGACTAACGTGATGATTGGGGGCCGCGTCGGTGGCAGGGCGTGGGCCTTCTACGAGACCATAGCTTGCGGCCAGGGCGCCAGGCCGGTGAAGGACGGGGTTGACGGCGTGCAGACCAACATGACTAACACGCTGAACACGCCGATCGAGAGGCTCGAAAAAGAGTACCCGGTACTCTTCGTTAGATACGAGCTGAGGGGCGACAGCGAGGGTCCAGGCCGCTATAGGGGAGGCCTCGGGGTGACCAGGGCATTCAAGCTGACCCGTGGAAGGGCGACGCTAACCGTGATGGCGGAGAGGTGCAGGCACAGGCCCTGGGGCCTAGCGGGCGGGAGTAGTGGTGAGCCAGCCAACCACTATGTCGTGAGGAGCGACGGCGGGATAGTGGAGCTGGGGTGCAAGGCCTCCGTGACACTCGGGGAGGGCGACACGGTCTACATAAACACCCCGGGCGGCGGCGGCTACGGAGACCCCTGCTCCAGGGATAGGAGCCTGGTCGAGAGGGATGTGAGGGGAGAAAAAGTCAGCCTGGATAGGGCCCTCCAAAAATACTGTTACAGGGCCCCCTAG